The following proteins come from a genomic window of Larimichthys crocea isolate SSNF chromosome III, L_crocea_2.0, whole genome shotgun sequence:
- the kcnh1a gene encoding potassium voltage-gated channel subfamily H member 1a isoform X1: MAGGRRGLVAPQNTFLENIVRRSNVWTLSHRQTDTNFVLGNAQIVDWPIVYSNDGFCKLSGYHRAEVMQKSSTCSFMYGELTDKDTTEKVRLTFENYEMNSFEILMYKKNRTPVWFFVKIAPIRNEQEKVVLFLCTFSDITAFKQPIEDDSSKGWGKFARLTRALTSSRGVLQQLQPTVHKGENVHKHSRLAEVLQLGSDILPQYKQETPKTPPHIILHYCLFKTTWDWVILILTFYTAIMVPYNVSFKTKQNNVTWLVVDSIVDVIFLVDIVLNFHTTFVGPAGEVISDPKLIRMNYLKTWFVIDLLSCLPYDVINAFENVDEGISSLFSSLKVVRLLRLGRVARKLDHYIEYGAAVLVLLVCVFGLAAHWLACIWYSIGDYEVIDEETNIVRMDSWLYILAETVGTPYRFNASGSGKWEGGPNKHSVYITSLYFTMTSLTSIGFGNIAPTTDGEKIFAVAMMMIGSLLYATIFGNVTTIFQQMYANTNRYHEMLNSVRDFLKLYQVPKGLSERVMDYIASTWSMSRGIDTEKVLQICPKDMRADICVHLNRKVFKEHPAFRLASDGCLRALAMEFQTIHCAPGDLIYHAGESVDSLCFVVSGSLEVIQDDEVVAILGKGDVFGDVFWKEVTLAQACANVRALTYCDLHVIKRDALQKVLEFYTAFSNHFSRNLLLTYNLRKRIVFRKISDVKREEEERQRRKNEAPLNLPPDHPVRKLFQRFRQQKEARMTEKPELDEHDIEKGSVYVDIPITNTAITTTSIVTVTEIPATPSSSSPSSSTPTKSTPPDKVKLQVPSSISLVGGRPAEPLKVKGWGRFKESMAKADNWNKVSKAESMETLPERTTVHESQMSLKKTDSCDSGITKSDLRLDKVGDFRLTPQDRSPVQPPETKHVFYPIPEQTLQASLQELKLELKDDLKNLNVRMSGLEAQLTEALQLLKARKSSPGSPQPLFDISRPASPELDKEDIFS; encoded by the exons ATGGCGGGGGGTCGGAGGGGACTTGTGGCCCCTCAGAATACTTTTTTGGAGAATATTGTCAGACGGTCGAACG tttggacactgtcacatagacagacag ATACCAACTTTGTCCTGGGAAATGCCCAGATAGTGGACTGGCCCATCGTCTACAGCAATGATGGTTTCTGCAAGTTGTCGGGGTACCACAGAGCAGAGGTGATGCAGAAAAGCAGCACCTGCAG CTTCATGTACGGGGAGCTGACGGACAAGGACACGACGGAAAAAGTGCGACTAACGTTCGAGAATTATGAGATGAACTCGTTTGAAATACTGATGTACAAAAAGAACA GGACGCCCGTTTGGTTTTTTGTGAAGATTGCGCCCATTCGAAACGAGCAAGAGAAAGTGGTCCTGTTTCTTTGCACGTTCAGCGACATCACAGCCTTTAAACAGCCCATTGAAGACGATTCCTCCAAAg GCTGGGGGAAGTTTGCCCGGCTGACTCGAGCTCTAACAAGCAGCAGAGGAGTCTTGCAACAGCTGCAGCCCACGGTTCACAAAGGAGAGAATGTCCACAAGCACTCCCGCTTAGCTGAG GTCCTGCAGCTGGGCTCAGATATCCTACCTCAGTACAAACAGGAGACCCCCAAAACCCCTCCTCACATCATCCTGCACTACTGCCTATTCAAGACCACATGGGACTGGgtcatcctcatcctcaccttCTACACAGCCATCATGGTGCCGTACAACGTCTCCTTCAAGACGAAGCAGAACAACGTGACGTGGCTGGTGGTGGACAGCATCGTGGATGTCATCTTCCTGGTGGACATCGTTTTAAACTTTCACACCACGTTTGTTGGACCCGCTGGCGAGGTCATCTCAGACCCCAAGCTGATTCGAATGAACTACCTGAAGACCTGGTTTGTTATCGATCTGCTGTCCTGCCTGCCGTACGACGTCATCAACGCCTTCGAGAATGTCGATGAG GGGATCAGCAGTCTGTTCAGCTCACTGAAAGTGGTCCGGCTTCTCCGTCTGGGTCGGGTTGCCCGTAAACTGGATCACTACATCGAGTATGGGGCGGCCGTACTGGtcctgctggtgtgtgtttttggactgGCTGCTCACTGGTTGGCCTGCATTTG GTACAGCATCGGTGATTATGAGGTCATCGATGAAGAAACCAACATTGTGCGAATGGACAGCTGGCTCTACATCCTGGCTGAGACTGTCGGCACGCCGTACAGGTTCAACGCGAGTGGCTCAGGGAAGTGGGAGGGCGGGCCAAACAAGCACTCCGTCTACATCACCTCCTTGTACTTCACCATGACCAGCCTAACAAGCATAGGCTTCGGTAACATCGCCCCGACGACGGATGGAGAGAAAATCTTTGCCGTGGCCATGATGATGATCGGAT cccTTCTTTACGCCACCATCTTTGGTAACGTGACAACAATCTTCCAGCAGATGTACGCCAACACGAACCGTTACCACGAGATGCTTAACAGTGTACGAGACTTCCTCAAGCTGTACCAGGTGCCCAAGGGCTTGAGCGAAAGAGTTATGGACTACATTGCCTCCACCTGGTCCATGTCACGGGGCATAGACACCGAAAAG GTGTTGCAGATTTGTCCGAAAGACATGAGAGCGGATATTTGTGTTCATCTCAACCGGAAGGTTTTTAAAGAGCACCCGGCTTTCCGGCTGGCCAGCGATGGGTGTCTCAGAGCGCTGGCCATGGAGTTTCAGACCATCCACTGTGCCCCTGGCGACCTGATCTACCACGCTGGTGAGAGCGTGGACAGCCTCTGCTTCGTGGTGTCGGGATCGCTGGAGGTCATTCAGGATGACGAGGTTGTGGCAATTTTAG gtaaGGGAGACGTATTTGGGGATGTCTTCTGGAAGGAGGTGACTCTCGCTCAGGCCTGCGCCAACGTCCGGGCACTGACCTACTGCGACCTCCACGTCATTAAACGCGATGCTCTGCAGAAGGTGCTGGAGTTCTACACGGCGTTTTCCAACCACTTCTCGAGAAATCTGTTGCTCACTTACAACCTGCGAAAGAGG ATCGTCTTCCGAAAGATCAGTGATGTGAaacgagaggaagaggagcgacAGAGGCGTAAAAATGAAGCCCCTCTAAACCTGCCACCAGATCACCCGGTACGAAAACTCTTCCAGCGTTTTCGACAGCAGAAAGAAGCTCGCATGACGGAAAAGCCAGAGCTAGATGAACATGACATTGAGAAGGGCTCTGTGTACGTGGACATCCCCATAACTAATACAGCCATCACAACTACCAGCATCGTCACAGTGACAGAAATCCCAGCAACGCCGTcgtcttcatcaccttcatcttcaACACCCACCAAAAGTACTCCACCAGACAAGGTGAAGCTGCAGGTGCCATCTTCCATTTCTCTGGTAGGTGGACGGCCTGCTGAACCGCTCAAAGTCAAAGGCTGGGGTCGCTTCAAGGAGTCCATGGCCAAAGCTGACAACTGGAACAAAGTGTCTAAAGCCGAATCCATGGAGACTTTACCAGAACGGACAACGGTGCATGAATCACAAATGTCTTTAAAGAAGACAGACTCATGTGACAGCGGGATCACTAAAAGTGACCTGCGGTTGGATAAAGTGGGTGACTTCCGCTTGACGCCCCAGGACCGAAGTCCTGTCCAGCCTCCGGAGACCAAGCACG
- the kcnh1a gene encoding potassium voltage-gated channel subfamily H member 1a isoform X2, with product MAGGRRGLVAPQNTFLENIVRRSNDTNFVLGNAQIVDWPIVYSNDGFCKLSGYHRAEVMQKSSTCSFMYGELTDKDTTEKVRLTFENYEMNSFEILMYKKNRTPVWFFVKIAPIRNEQEKVVLFLCTFSDITAFKQPIEDDSSKGWGKFARLTRALTSSRGVLQQLQPTVHKGENVHKHSRLAEVLQLGSDILPQYKQETPKTPPHIILHYCLFKTTWDWVILILTFYTAIMVPYNVSFKTKQNNVTWLVVDSIVDVIFLVDIVLNFHTTFVGPAGEVISDPKLIRMNYLKTWFVIDLLSCLPYDVINAFENVDEGISSLFSSLKVVRLLRLGRVARKLDHYIEYGAAVLVLLVCVFGLAAHWLACIWYSIGDYEVIDEETNIVRMDSWLYILAETVGTPYRFNASGSGKWEGGPNKHSVYITSLYFTMTSLTSIGFGNIAPTTDGEKIFAVAMMMIGSLLYATIFGNVTTIFQQMYANTNRYHEMLNSVRDFLKLYQVPKGLSERVMDYIASTWSMSRGIDTEKVLQICPKDMRADICVHLNRKVFKEHPAFRLASDGCLRALAMEFQTIHCAPGDLIYHAGESVDSLCFVVSGSLEVIQDDEVVAILGKGDVFGDVFWKEVTLAQACANVRALTYCDLHVIKRDALQKVLEFYTAFSNHFSRNLLLTYNLRKRIVFRKISDVKREEEERQRRKNEAPLNLPPDHPVRKLFQRFRQQKEARMTEKPELDEHDIEKGSVYVDIPITNTAITTTSIVTVTEIPATPSSSSPSSSTPTKSTPPDKVKLQVPSSISLVGGRPAEPLKVKGWGRFKESMAKADNWNKVSKAESMETLPERTTVHESQMSLKKTDSCDSGITKSDLRLDKVGDFRLTPQDRSPVQPPETKHVFYPIPEQTLQASLQELKLELKDDLKNLNVRMSGLEAQLTEALQLLKARKSSPGSPQPLFDISRPASPELDKEDIFS from the exons ATGGCGGGGGGTCGGAGGGGACTTGTGGCCCCTCAGAATACTTTTTTGGAGAATATTGTCAGACGGTCGAACG ATACCAACTTTGTCCTGGGAAATGCCCAGATAGTGGACTGGCCCATCGTCTACAGCAATGATGGTTTCTGCAAGTTGTCGGGGTACCACAGAGCAGAGGTGATGCAGAAAAGCAGCACCTGCAG CTTCATGTACGGGGAGCTGACGGACAAGGACACGACGGAAAAAGTGCGACTAACGTTCGAGAATTATGAGATGAACTCGTTTGAAATACTGATGTACAAAAAGAACA GGACGCCCGTTTGGTTTTTTGTGAAGATTGCGCCCATTCGAAACGAGCAAGAGAAAGTGGTCCTGTTTCTTTGCACGTTCAGCGACATCACAGCCTTTAAACAGCCCATTGAAGACGATTCCTCCAAAg GCTGGGGGAAGTTTGCCCGGCTGACTCGAGCTCTAACAAGCAGCAGAGGAGTCTTGCAACAGCTGCAGCCCACGGTTCACAAAGGAGAGAATGTCCACAAGCACTCCCGCTTAGCTGAG GTCCTGCAGCTGGGCTCAGATATCCTACCTCAGTACAAACAGGAGACCCCCAAAACCCCTCCTCACATCATCCTGCACTACTGCCTATTCAAGACCACATGGGACTGGgtcatcctcatcctcaccttCTACACAGCCATCATGGTGCCGTACAACGTCTCCTTCAAGACGAAGCAGAACAACGTGACGTGGCTGGTGGTGGACAGCATCGTGGATGTCATCTTCCTGGTGGACATCGTTTTAAACTTTCACACCACGTTTGTTGGACCCGCTGGCGAGGTCATCTCAGACCCCAAGCTGATTCGAATGAACTACCTGAAGACCTGGTTTGTTATCGATCTGCTGTCCTGCCTGCCGTACGACGTCATCAACGCCTTCGAGAATGTCGATGAG GGGATCAGCAGTCTGTTCAGCTCACTGAAAGTGGTCCGGCTTCTCCGTCTGGGTCGGGTTGCCCGTAAACTGGATCACTACATCGAGTATGGGGCGGCCGTACTGGtcctgctggtgtgtgtttttggactgGCTGCTCACTGGTTGGCCTGCATTTG GTACAGCATCGGTGATTATGAGGTCATCGATGAAGAAACCAACATTGTGCGAATGGACAGCTGGCTCTACATCCTGGCTGAGACTGTCGGCACGCCGTACAGGTTCAACGCGAGTGGCTCAGGGAAGTGGGAGGGCGGGCCAAACAAGCACTCCGTCTACATCACCTCCTTGTACTTCACCATGACCAGCCTAACAAGCATAGGCTTCGGTAACATCGCCCCGACGACGGATGGAGAGAAAATCTTTGCCGTGGCCATGATGATGATCGGAT cccTTCTTTACGCCACCATCTTTGGTAACGTGACAACAATCTTCCAGCAGATGTACGCCAACACGAACCGTTACCACGAGATGCTTAACAGTGTACGAGACTTCCTCAAGCTGTACCAGGTGCCCAAGGGCTTGAGCGAAAGAGTTATGGACTACATTGCCTCCACCTGGTCCATGTCACGGGGCATAGACACCGAAAAG GTGTTGCAGATTTGTCCGAAAGACATGAGAGCGGATATTTGTGTTCATCTCAACCGGAAGGTTTTTAAAGAGCACCCGGCTTTCCGGCTGGCCAGCGATGGGTGTCTCAGAGCGCTGGCCATGGAGTTTCAGACCATCCACTGTGCCCCTGGCGACCTGATCTACCACGCTGGTGAGAGCGTGGACAGCCTCTGCTTCGTGGTGTCGGGATCGCTGGAGGTCATTCAGGATGACGAGGTTGTGGCAATTTTAG gtaaGGGAGACGTATTTGGGGATGTCTTCTGGAAGGAGGTGACTCTCGCTCAGGCCTGCGCCAACGTCCGGGCACTGACCTACTGCGACCTCCACGTCATTAAACGCGATGCTCTGCAGAAGGTGCTGGAGTTCTACACGGCGTTTTCCAACCACTTCTCGAGAAATCTGTTGCTCACTTACAACCTGCGAAAGAGG ATCGTCTTCCGAAAGATCAGTGATGTGAaacgagaggaagaggagcgacAGAGGCGTAAAAATGAAGCCCCTCTAAACCTGCCACCAGATCACCCGGTACGAAAACTCTTCCAGCGTTTTCGACAGCAGAAAGAAGCTCGCATGACGGAAAAGCCAGAGCTAGATGAACATGACATTGAGAAGGGCTCTGTGTACGTGGACATCCCCATAACTAATACAGCCATCACAACTACCAGCATCGTCACAGTGACAGAAATCCCAGCAACGCCGTcgtcttcatcaccttcatcttcaACACCCACCAAAAGTACTCCACCAGACAAGGTGAAGCTGCAGGTGCCATCTTCCATTTCTCTGGTAGGTGGACGGCCTGCTGAACCGCTCAAAGTCAAAGGCTGGGGTCGCTTCAAGGAGTCCATGGCCAAAGCTGACAACTGGAACAAAGTGTCTAAAGCCGAATCCATGGAGACTTTACCAGAACGGACAACGGTGCATGAATCACAAATGTCTTTAAAGAAGACAGACTCATGTGACAGCGGGATCACTAAAAGTGACCTGCGGTTGGATAAAGTGGGTGACTTCCGCTTGACGCCCCAGGACCGAAGTCCTGTCCAGCCTCCGGAGACCAAGCACG